The DNA window GCGCGCGGTGGCGAGCCCCCCCGTCGCAGTCCAGGTGTTGGTGGTCGGGTCATACAGCTCCGCCGACGCCAGCTCACCCGCCAGCCGCGAGCCCGCCGTCGCCAGCACGCGCCCCGAGGGCAGCAGTGTCAACGTGAACGAGGCCCGCCCCTGCGCGAGCGAAGCCGCGGGCGCCCAGGTGTTGGCGGCCGGGTCATACAGCTCCGCCGAGGCCAACACACCGCCTGCATTCCGCCCGCCCGCCACCAGGACGCGCCCGTCATTCAACAACACGGCCGCGTGCTCGAGACGAACCGTGGGCGCCGCGGCGACAGTGCTCCAGGTCCGCGCCGCCGGGTCATACACCTCCGCCACGTTCGTGGCCGAGCCACCCACCACGAACACCCGGCCCGAAGCGAGCACCGTCGCGGTGTGCCCGAAGCGCGCGGTGGACATCGCCCCCACCGTCGTCCAGGCGTTGGCCGCCACGTCGTACTCCTCCACCGAGGCCAGCGGCGCCGCGCTCTCCCCGCCACCCACGGCCAGCACCCGGCCCGACTGCAACAGGCTCAACGTGGGACTCGCACGCGCCGCCGCCAGCGAGGCCGCGGGCGCCCAGGTGTTGCTCGCACGTGAGTACCGCTCCACGACTGACACAGCGCCTGCCGCATCCGAGCCCCCCGCGAGCAGCACCCCGCCCGAGGGCAGCAACACGGAGGCCGGAGCCCCCCGTCCGCCCGACAGGTTTCCCGCCGGCGACCAGCGGTCGCTGGAGGCCTCATAGACATCCGTGTCGGCATAGAAGGTCGTCGGCCCCACGACGTTGGCGCCCCCGGCCACCAGGACCTGGCCCGTGGTCAGCAACGTCGCGGTCGAATTCTCACGCCCCACCGCCAGCGTCCCCGCCACGCTCCACGTTCCCGTCGCGGGGTCATACAGCTCGGAGACCGGCTGCGGATTGCGCCCTTCATCCGAGCCCCCCGACACCAGCACCTTGCCGCTGGGGAGCAGCGTGGCCGTGTGGCCATTGCGCCGATGGGTGAGCGCCCCCGTCGCGGTCCACGTGTTGGCCACGGGGTCATAGAGCTCCGCGTGCGAGGTGACGGCCCCCGCGCCCACGTAGCCACCCACCACCAGCACGCGCCCATCCAGAAGCAGCGTCCCCGTCGCATAGTGCCGGGGGACCAGGAGCGGCGCCGCGGCAGTCCAGGTCCGCGAGGTGGGGTCGAAGAGCTCCACCTGGGGGAGCTCGGCGTTCGTGCGGTTCGTCCCGCTCACCACCAACACCCGCCCATCCCGCAGCAACACGGCGACATGGGCACGACGCTCCACCGACATGGTGCCCGCGGACGTGAACGTGTTGCTCGCGGCGTCATAGAGCTCCGCGGTCGCGAGGTTGGAGCCGCCCGTGAGCAGAACCTGTCCCGAGGGAAGGAGCGTGGCGCTGGCCACCGAGCGCGAGGCGGACATCGGGCCCGTCGCGGACCAGGTGTTCGTCGCGGCGTCATGGAGCGCTCCCGTCAGGCGGCCATCCGCGACAAAGAGCGACCTGCCCGTGGGCAGCATCACGCCCATCGTGATGTTGCCCTGGATGCCCACGACTCCCGCGGAGGCCCAGATGCCGCGCTCGACGTCGAAGCGCTCCGCGGTGGTGACAAAGCCCAGGCGGTTCACGCCGCACGCCACCAGGAGGGAGCCATCCGCCTGAAGCACCGCGGCGTGCTGCGCCCGCTCGGTCGCCATGCGCGCCGTCGAAGACCAGCCCGGGTCCACCACCATGGGCGCCGCGAGCCCCTCCAGGGAGACCTCGGTGACAAGGCTCACCCGAGGCCCCTGGGCCTCGAACACGTTCGCCCGCGAAGACCTGCTCACACCGGACAGCACCACGCGCCCACGCCGCGCCTGTCCCCGCGCATCGCGCACCTCGGACGGATGGAAGCGGAGGACCGGCTGGCCGTCGGTGTCGAGGAACTCCACGTACTCGCCCGCGTCATGCAGCCGGGACACCCAGGGGGGCAGCGTGACGTGGTACTCCGCGCGGTGGATGGACTCGGAGCCATCCACCACCCACGCCTCCTCGATGCGCGAGCCACGCCAGCCGCCACCCAGGCTCGCGAAGTCGCCCACCGGGAACCAGAAGTGCCGCTCCCCCGAGAAGGCCACGGCCTCCTCCCGACGCAGCGCCGCGGAATCATCCGCCCCCAGTGGCTGCTCGACGCGGAAGGTCATGCCCCGCGTGGTCAATTCCAGCACCCCCGCGCCCACCAGCCGCGCCGTGAGCGCGCGAGCATCCTCGGTGGAGAGGGGAACCTCCGACGCCGAGAAGACCTTGGAGGTCCCTCGCCGAGGGGCGAGCTCCGGAAAATAGGCCTGGGCCAGGGCCACGGCCTCCGACGAGGCGGGCAGCTCCTGCTTCTGCTGGCACGCCAGACCCCAGGCACAGCAGAGCAGCACGACAAGGCTTCGCGAGATGCGACTCGACGCCATCTGACACCCTCCGCGGCCCGTGACACCCCCTGGGTCGACACACGCGACGTGCCCCCCACGAAGCGCCCTCACGGGCCTTTGTCGCCTGTATCACGCGGCCCGACGCGAGGTCCCTCTTGACGCGCTCGAGAGACACCCACCCGCGAGCTTGTCTCGTGTGGAGAAGTGGCGGGCGAACCCGCAGAGGCCCACATGCGGGGCACGTCCCGCGACGCGAAAGATGCTGGCGGCGGAGAACCACGCCATCCTCGAAGGCCCATGACCTCCACCCGCCATCAATCCGTCACCGCCCAGGGCCTGCCCAAGCCCGTGGGTCCCTACTCTCCGGGCATGAAGCTGGACTCGCTGCTCTTCGTCTCCGGCCAGGCCGCCACGGACCCCGCCACCGGCAAGCAGGCCGAGGGAATCGAGGCGCAGACCGAGCAGGTGCTCCGCAACCTGGAGCGAATCCTCCTGGCTGGCGGCTCCAGCCTTCAGCACGTCCTGCGCTGCGGCGTCTTCCTGACCGACATGGGGGACTTCCCCCGGATGAACGCCGTCTACGAGCGCCTGTTCGCCGGCCACCGCCCCGCGAGAACCACCGTGCAGGTGGCCGCGCTCCCCCAGGCGGGCCTGCTCGTCGAGATTGACTGTATCGCCTACGTCCCTTGAGAACAGGGCCGTCCCTCCCGGACGGCGCAATCCCAATCACAGCTCAATCACAGACACCCAACCTGAGTCTCTTGTGGAGCGGCGAAGGTCGGAGAGGAGGCTGAAACCTCCTCCCCGCGTCACGAGCAAGTGTCGACTCGAGGTTCCCACCCGGGACCGGAGTCGGGCTTTGCTGACGGGCACTGCTCACCCCAGGTTGCCCTCATGGCCCGTCCATTCCGGACAGGCCCCGAGGACATAGACCTCCGCGATACCCCTTTGTCGCGCGGTGGCCCATGCCTCGAGAGGAGCACACATGATTCGGTGGATGGTCTGGTTGGCCTTGGGGATGACCTTGCTATCAGCCCCGCGAGCCCACGCGGAGGAGCCAGCGCTCCCCTCCTCGCCTGCTCCCAGTCCCCTGGTCACCAGCTGGATTTATCGCGACGCGATGGTGGCACCTTGGAAGGACACCTCCTGGGCACCGCACACGCTGGTCAACACCTCGCCCGTGGCGGCCGGCACCTATTCCATCGCGGCGACGATGACCCCGTACTCGGCCCTCTACTTCAGCACGGACACGCGCGTGGCAGACCCGGGCGCCATCTTCACGCTGCGCGTCCACGGAGGCAGCGCGGGTGACGGCGCGGTGGTCCAGGTCCGCGCCTTCGCGGACGGCGTGCTGACGCCGGGTGTTCCCCTCGGGCCCCGCTGCGAGGGCGGGCGCATCCGCGCCAACACCTGGGTGGCGTGCGCCGTGCCCTTCTTCGCGATTGCACCCGCGGGCGCGCGCATCAAGGGCCTGTTGATCCAGGAGATGCGAGGCATCCCCCTGCCCACGCTCTACTTCGATGAACTGCGCACCGACGGATTGAGTGTCCCTCCTGTCGTGAAGGTGAGCATCAGCCCGGCCTCCGTCACCCTTCCTCCGGGAGGCACGCAGACGTTCACCGCGACGGTGACGGGCACCTCCAACACGGCGGTGAGCTGGGCGGTGCCGCAAGGAAACGCGGGCGGCGTCATCACCCCGGAGGGCCTGTACACCGCGCCCGGCACCCCCGGGACGTATCAGGTGAAGGCAATCAGCCGCGCGGACCCGACCCAGTTCGCCACCGCCACCATCACTGTCACCGGCGCACCGGGGGGAGGGCTGTGGGTGTCTGGCTATTACACGGGTTGGAACTCGGACCTCTACCCTCCCGACAAGGTGGATTTCAGTGCCTTGACGCACATCATGGTGGGCCGGGCCACCCCCCGGGCCGACGGAACGCTCAGCACACAGTTCGATAATGACAACGGCCCCGCCATCGCACGCCGGCTGGCGACCCGGGCCCACGCCGCGGGGCGCAAGGCCATCATCATGGTGGGCGGCGCGGGAGAACACGACGGCTGGGTGGGCGCGGCCTCCAATGCCAACCGGGCCCGCTTCGTCCAGAACCTCCTGGCGGCCATGGACAGCCTTGGCTACGACGGCCTGGATATCGACTGGGAGCCCGTGGAGGAGGCCGACAAACCCAACCTGCTCGCCCTGGTGCAGCAGCTCCGCGCGGCCCGCCCCAACATGCTCCTCACCATGCCCATCGGGTGGATCAACACCAACTTCCCCGAGGAGGCCGACCCGTGGTTCACCCAGCTGGCCCCCTCCCTCGACCAGATGAACGTCATGTCCTACGAGATGACGGGGCCCTGGGGCGGATGGACGTCCTGGTACTCCTCCGCGCTCACGGGCGAGGCCGGCAACCGCCCCACCTCGGTGGCCTCCAGCCTCAATGCCTGGGCCAGCATCGGCATCCCCAAATCCAAGCTGGGCATGGGCTTGCCATTCTATGGCATGGCCTGGCGGCACATCACCGGCCCCTACCAGCCCTATACGGACTGGTCTGACTATGTGGGCAGTGACAATGATTTCACCTACGCCCGCATCATGAGCCTGTCCGCGACCGGCGTCTATCACTGGGATGCCGCGGCCCAGTCGAGCTACGTCACCTTCGCCACGCCCGTGGTGGATGGCACCGTGCGATGGATTTCGTATGACTCGCCGCAAGCCATTGCCGCCAAGGGCGCCTATGCCCGTGCCAACGGTTTCGGGGGCACCATCATCTGGTCTCTCAATCAAGGTTGTACGGACCCTGTCTCGGGGGCCAATCCGCCGCTGGACGCCGTGAAGAGCGCCTTCCGGCCCTGAAGTCCCCGCGCTACCTCCAACGGGAAGCGGAACACTCCCTCAGGGAAGCCGCCGTCCCTCTGCGCCCCGCACTCCGGACCAGCCCCACCGGCCCGGAAGTGCCCTCGCGGGGCAGGATGACGCCCACCACTGAAAGCCTGGGTGTTGGCGCTCAACCTGCAATGCCCCGTCGGCGTGGCCGGTATCTCCCGGCCCTTGCCGCTGGAGCAGTGCACATGAAAGCAGCCCATCGCGCCTTCGCCGCCGCGGTTGTCGCCGCCTCTGTCTTCGCGTCGACGCAGTCCGAAGCCGCCACGGCCACCGCCAACCTGACGGTGACCGCCACCGTGTCCGCGGCTTGCAGCATCAACTCCGGGACACTCAACTTCGGCAACTACGACCCGGTGGTCATCAACTCGAGCGCGGGCATCGACCTGTTGGCGTCGGGCTCGCTCACGGTGCAGTGCACCCTGCTGAGCACCGCCGTCGTCACGCTGGGCCAGGGCTCCCATCCCGACACGGGCTCCACGGACGCGGCGCCGCTGCGCCGGATGCTCAACACCACTTCAGCGGACTACCTCTCCTACAAGCTCTACCAGGACGTGGCCCGGCTGGTGGTCTGGGGCAACACCTCCGGCACGGGCTTGCCCTACATCGGCACGGGCTTGTCCACGCCCGTGCTCGTCTACGGCACGGTGGCGCGCGGACAGAACGTCCCGTCCGGCACCTACAACGACACGGTCGTCGCGACCATCACCTTCTGATTGGGAACCAAGCTCCATGCGTCTGTGTCTGTCCACCTGGGCCCGCTGTCTGGGATTGGCGGCTCTCCTGAGCACAGCCCTTCCAGGGGCCGGGCTCGCCGCGACCGTTGAAGTCAATCCCATCCGCGTCGAGCTGGAGGGCGGAGCCAAGGGCGTGGTGGTGACGGTGAGGAACCAGGGGACCGAGACGACGCGGTTCCAGGCCTCCGTCCACACGTGGACCCAGGACGATGGCGGGCGCATGACGCTTCAGCCCACGCAGGAGGTCTTCTTCTTCCCAGCCATGTTGACGCTGGAGCCGGGGGAGTCCCGCCCCATCCGGGTGGGCATCTCCTCCGCGGCACGGAACACGGAGCGCTCCTTCCGGCTCATCGTGGAGGAATTGCCGCCGGTGGGTCCGCTGCCTCCGTCCATGGGCCTGAAGATTCTCACCCGAGTCTCCATCCCCGTTTTCGTCGCCCCCACGCGCAGGGATGTGCAGGCGCGTGTCGAGGAGGTGGACCTGCGCGACGCCCACGTCCTCTTCCGCGTCAGGAACCCGGGCACGGTGAACTTCTTCATCCGCCAGGCGCGCGTGCGGGCCTTGGATGCGCAGGGTCAGCGGGTGGTGGAGAAGGAGGAGCCCGGTTGGTACGTGCTGCCGGGGGACTCGCGGGCCTTCGCGCTGGCGACCTCCGCCGAGCACTGCCAGAAGATTCGCTCGCTGGAAATCGAGGTGGAGACGGACCAGGGCGTGTACCGGCAGAACGCGCCTGTTGGCCTCCGCGAGTCCTGTGGGGTTCCCGTCGTGCCATGAGCGGGCTCAACGAGGTCGTGGCTCGGGCCGCCGCGCTGGGGCTGACGTTGGCCCTCACGCCCGCGCGAGCAGCGGAGTCCGCTCCGCCGGCCCCACGGGCAACCCCCATCGTGGCCGAGCTGACGCTGAACGGCGCCAACCGGGGCGATATCTTCCCGCTGCTGCGGGGCGAGGACGTGCTCCTGCCCGTCTCGGCGCTGGAGGAGGCCGGCGTCGACCCGCGCTGGCTGCGAGCGCGCGTGGAGGTCATCGACGGCATCGCCTATGTGCCGCTCCAGGCCCTGGCGCCCCAGGCCGCCTGTCAGTTGGACCCGGACACCACACAGCTCACCTGTGAGCTGCCGCCGTCCGCCTTCGCCGTGACGCGAGTGAACCTGGCCCCCACCCCTCCCCCTGGCTACCAGGTGACGGGCAGCCCCAGCGCGTTCCTCAACTACGCGGCCCATGCTCGCAACACGTCCCTGTCTTTGTTTGGCGAAGCCGGCATGTCGCTGGACCGGGCGCTCTTGACGACCCAGGGCCGGTGGACGCCGGGGGGTGTGCCATTGCGTGGGTTGAGCCAGCTCACGGTGGACTTCCCGGAGGTGATGGTGCGCGCCATCGCCGGCGAGGCCACCGGGTATGGCGGCGTGCTGGGCGGTGGCGCGGTGGTGGCGGGCGTCCATGTCCTGCGCTCGTTCGAGCTCAATCCCTACTTCGTCCGCAATCCCGTGCAGGACCTGGCGGGTGATGTCACCACGCCGTCGACGCTCGAGGTCTACGTCAACAACCGGCTGGTGCGCCGCACCGAGCTGCCTCCAGGCCCCTACCGGCTGGAGAACCTCACGCTGCCCCGAGGCGAGGGCCTCACCCGCTATGTCGTGAGGGATGCCTTCGGGCGCACGCGCGAGGTGAGCTCCGCGTATTCGCTGGGGGCCCAGCTCCTCGCGCCGGGCGTCGCCGACTACCAGGTGTCCCTGGGCGTGGAGCGCGAGTCGCTGAGCACGCGGAGCTTCGACTATGGCCAGCCGCTGTTGCTGGGCCACTTCCGGATGGGCGTCACCCCGTGGCTGACACCGGGCCTGCGGTTGGAGCTGTCGCCGGACCTGTTCAGCACCGGCTCCGCCCAGTGGCTTCAGCTCCCCCTGGGCGAGCTGGAGTTCTCCGAGGCGGTGAGCATCTCCCACCGTCGCTCGGGCGCGGCGGTGGGCACGGCCTACACCGTCCAGGGACGTCGGGCGGGGGGCACCGTCTTCACGCGGGTCATGAGTCCCGCGTATGCCAACACCAGCCTCGCGCATGACGCGCCCCACCCGAGGTTGGAGACGGGAGGCTCGCTCTTCGTCGCGCTGGGGGGCCGCTTCAGTCTCACGGGACAGGCGCTGCTGCGGCGGTGGAAGTCCCTGGGCTGGACGACGTGGCTGGGCGCGACCACCACCGTCCAGGTGACGGGCCGGACGTTGATTTCCTTCTCCGCCCACCGCAACCAGGAGCCCCAGCGTCCCTCCTCGCTGGAGGGCATGGTGTCCCTGACCGCCATCCTCGAC is part of the Myxococcus landrumus genome and encodes:
- a CDS encoding RidA family protein: MTSTRHQSVTAQGLPKPVGPYSPGMKLDSLLFVSGQAATDPATGKQAEGIEAQTEQVLRNLERILLAGGSSLQHVLRCGVFLTDMGDFPRMNAVYERLFAGHRPARTTVQVAALPQAGLLVEIDCIAYVP
- a CDS encoding glycosyl hydrolase family 18 protein; its protein translation is MIRWMVWLALGMTLLSAPRAHAEEPALPSSPAPSPLVTSWIYRDAMVAPWKDTSWAPHTLVNTSPVAAGTYSIAATMTPYSALYFSTDTRVADPGAIFTLRVHGGSAGDGAVVQVRAFADGVLTPGVPLGPRCEGGRIRANTWVACAVPFFAIAPAGARIKGLLIQEMRGIPLPTLYFDELRTDGLSVPPVVKVSISPASVTLPPGGTQTFTATVTGTSNTAVSWAVPQGNAGGVITPEGLYTAPGTPGTYQVKAISRADPTQFATATITVTGAPGGGLWVSGYYTGWNSDLYPPDKVDFSALTHIMVGRATPRADGTLSTQFDNDNGPAIARRLATRAHAAGRKAIIMVGGAGEHDGWVGAASNANRARFVQNLLAAMDSLGYDGLDIDWEPVEEADKPNLLALVQQLRAARPNMLLTMPIGWINTNFPEEADPWFTQLAPSLDQMNVMSYEMTGPWGGWTSWYSSALTGEAGNRPTSVASSLNAWASIGIPKSKLGMGLPFYGMAWRHITGPYQPYTDWSDYVGSDNDFTYARIMSLSATGVYHWDAAAQSSYVTFATPVVDGTVRWISYDSPQAIAAKGAYARANGFGGTIIWSLNQGCTDPVSGANPPLDAVKSAFRP
- the pru gene encoding fruiting body development fimbrial-like coat protein PRU: MKAAHRAFAAAVVAASVFASTQSEAATATANLTVTATVSAACSINSGTLNFGNYDPVVINSSAGIDLLASGSLTVQCTLLSTAVVTLGQGSHPDTGSTDAAPLRRMLNTTSADYLSYKLYQDVARLVVWGNTSGTGLPYIGTGLSTPVLVYGTVARGQNVPSGTYNDTVVATITF
- a CDS encoding fimbrial biogenesis chaperone, which encodes MRLCLSTWARCLGLAALLSTALPGAGLAATVEVNPIRVELEGGAKGVVVTVRNQGTETTRFQASVHTWTQDDGGRMTLQPTQEVFFFPAMLTLEPGESRPIRVGISSAARNTERSFRLIVEELPPVGPLPPSMGLKILTRVSIPVFVAPTRRDVQARVEEVDLRDAHVLFRVRNPGTVNFFIRQARVRALDAQGQRVVEKEEPGWYVLPGDSRAFALATSAEHCQKIRSLEIEVETDQGVYRQNAPVGLRESCGVPVVP
- a CDS encoding fimbria/pilus outer membrane usher protein, with translation MSGLNEVVARAAALGLTLALTPARAAESAPPAPRATPIVAELTLNGANRGDIFPLLRGEDVLLPVSALEEAGVDPRWLRARVEVIDGIAYVPLQALAPQAACQLDPDTTQLTCELPPSAFAVTRVNLAPTPPPGYQVTGSPSAFLNYAAHARNTSLSLFGEAGMSLDRALLTTQGRWTPGGVPLRGLSQLTVDFPEVMVRAIAGEATGYGGVLGGGAVVAGVHVLRSFELNPYFVRNPVQDLAGDVTTPSTLEVYVNNRLVRRTELPPGPYRLENLTLPRGEGLTRYVVRDAFGRTREVSSAYSLGAQLLAPGVADYQVSLGVERESLSTRSFDYGQPLLLGHFRMGVTPWLTPGLRLELSPDLFSTGSAQWLQLPLGELEFSEAVSISHRRSGAAVGTAYTVQGRRAGGTVFTRVMSPAYANTSLAHDAPHPRLETGGSLFVALGGRFSLTGQALLRRWKSLGWTTWLGATTTVQVTGRTLISFSAHRNQEPQRPSSLEGMVSLTAILDTMTSGSVSHTQARAGGTTAVDLSHGIPLEGGLGFQVQGQVGRYDLALARVDYETNVGRYAAGAQWREGVMVGAAEVSGGLVALGGRIHATRAVDQGYALVRVEGVEGVGVRLNNHLIGRTNARGELVVTRLQAYGVNRLSLTDEDLPLEVYVPATERQVAPWRRGGVVLDFQVDTVRAFRGTLVLSEGTPPRVPAHGEVQVVVEGQRWSSPIGWHGEFELVGLPPGRLPATVQYAGGTCHAVLQVPARTGQVIDLGTVRCVDD